The Athalia rosae chromosome 7, iyAthRosa1.1, whole genome shotgun sequence genome window below encodes:
- the LOC105687595 gene encoding thioredoxin-2 isoform X2, whose amino-acid sequence MVLKISNNADLKAKLAEAGSTLVVIDFFATWCGPCKMIGPKLEELSQELKDIIILKVDVDECEDIAFEYEISSMPTFVFIKNGAVVKSFAGANFDKLKATIQELKEGTETEKEQEKETVTETETESNLE is encoded by the exons GCCGATCTCAAGGCAAAGCTGGCTGAAGCCGGAAGCACGTTAGTCGTGATCGACTTCTTCGCCACTTGGTGCGGACCTTGCAAAATGATCGGGCCAAAGCTCGAAGAATTATCGCAG GAACTCAAGGATATAATCATCCTCAAGGTTGACGTCGACGAATGTGAAGATATTGcatttgaatatgaaatatctaGCATGCCCACCTTCGTTTTCATCAAGAATGGAGCTGTG GTAAAATCGTTCGCCGGTGCCAACTTCGACAAATTGAAAGCCACCATCCAGGAACTCAA agaaggaacagaaacagaaaaagaacaagagaaagagacagtaacagaaacagaaacagaatCGAATCTTGAGTAA
- the LOC105687595 gene encoding thioredoxin-2 isoform X3, whose translation MYIYALADLKAKLAEAGSTLVVIDFFATWCGPCKMIGPKLEELSQELKDIIILKVDVDECEDIAFEYEISSMPTFVFIKNGAVVKSFAGANFDKLKATIQELKEGTETEKEQEKETVTETETESNLE comes from the exons ACGCACTG GCCGATCTCAAGGCAAAGCTGGCTGAAGCCGGAAGCACGTTAGTCGTGATCGACTTCTTCGCCACTTGGTGCGGACCTTGCAAAATGATCGGGCCAAAGCTCGAAGAATTATCGCAG GAACTCAAGGATATAATCATCCTCAAGGTTGACGTCGACGAATGTGAAGATATTGcatttgaatatgaaatatctaGCATGCCCACCTTCGTTTTCATCAAGAATGGAGCTGTG GTAAAATCGTTCGCCGGTGCCAACTTCGACAAATTGAAAGCCACCATCCAGGAACTCAA agaaggaacagaaacagaaaaagaacaagagaaagagacagtaacagaaacagaaacagaatCGAATCTTGAGTAA